ATCCAAGATATCTTACACGATGCAGTCGAGATGCAGTTAGCAACAATACTGCACTGCATGCCGTGGATGCCTGATGTATCGGTCACTTTACAATactgtaaatttattacaacattAATCTTCTCCTAGATGATCACTGGTATGCGCTAAATGCATATAACAAGCAGCTATGAACATGGttcacatgttttgtttttactgGACCAGCAGATATAGTAGTATGGCACCTTTCGATTCAAGTACTACTGGCTTTGCAAGTTATGACGAAATGGGACATCCGCACCGCACTTCATTGcagaaataaaacttttgaatCTATGACAAAATATGCCTCTCGGTTGTTCTCTTTTGTTCTACTTGGAATATGACGATCTCCAACGTTCTTATCAGAATTCCAAATTAGAATTATAAAATAGTATTAGACTATTTCTGGTGTTCAGTCTGACATAATATTTTCCTACGTCTTCCATATACTAAACATCAAATAAATTTATACAGAAGCTTGCATAattaaaatgggaaaaatttaCATGATTTGGCTTTCTATCCTGGATCAACCGCGTCTGTTCTTTCATTCGAGAACTCATAAAATAGACCGGATATGACGTATTTCCCGAAAGGACTGGAATTAATCCAAAGCGAAAATTATTACATGAATAATAACAGTGTTTATTTTTCCCTAGTGTATGAATAAATACACTTTAAATGTTATCCATTAGGAACAATGAATAATGAATAAATCATTATATTGTTATAAAACCTGCTGGTTATATATTTGAGCTGTTATCATCTGCTATACCTTTCTCATGTTAATTACAAAGCTTTACGGTACTGGAAAATATCTGTGGATAAGGCTtaatattacagaaatattacattgCTGATTTTAATCGATGAGTTCATTGCTACCAATATGATATTTGGAGAACATTTAAAAAGCAGTCTCTTAACTTGTACGTCAGTCATTCCTTTAGTATCACACTCTTGCTGATTATATATTGGAGGATCTGACATGGTATGCCACGCTTGCTGATTATATATTGGAGGAGCTGACAAGGTATGTCGCGCTTGCTGATTATTTATTGGAGAATCTGACAAGGTATGTCGCGCTTGTGTCTGTTTTACGTAATAAGCACAATAAAGTAAAAATGAGAAAAGTTAGAACACATTTGATTTTGACTGTTATTTTCCTTCAGTGTTGGGAGCAGGCGAGAAGTTTAAATAATTCGGAGATTAACCTACACAAGGACTTATTTTCGGACTATAACCCTAATGTTATGCCTCAACAGAATAAATCAACGCCGGTAAATGTAACACTTGATATGTATTTGATGTCAATAGACAATGTTGATGAGAAAAGGCAAACCATTACTATTAAGGCATTCCTTGAAATAAAATGGAGAGATGCCTTTCTCACGTGGGATCCAATGAAATATCCCGGAGTTTCTGGAATCACTGTTAAAAATACTGATATATGGATTCCGGATGTCGCATTACAGGACACGTTTGATAAACTGACGGAGTTAGGCCAAGAGGGCGGTAAAGCTGATGTGAAAAGTGATGGTGTGGTAACTATCTGgccatataatatatatacagttgCATGTAAAATTTCGATCTCACAATTTCCGTTTGACAAACAACAATGTGTCTTCGATTTCCTTTCATGGAGCCATTCAACATCTGTTCTCCTTTTAAAAAGCTCACAAAAGAAACCGGATATGACGTTTTTCACAGAAAGCGGCGAGTGGAATCTTGCAGGAAGTGAAGTGAAATTAGTCAGAGATATGTACATTGCTAATGCTTTTGATCATGTGCACTTCTGTTTTGTTCTGCAACGGAAATCTCTGTATCACATCATAAACGTTATTATACCAGTTCTGTGTATCTCCATTTTGAATATCGTTTCATTTCTACTTCCATCGGAAAGTGGCGAAAGGGTATCTTTGTTCATATCAATATTTCTCGCTCTAGCTGTTATCTTGACCACTGTGAACAGTTCGATGCCAAAATCATCTGATGAAGTCGCATTTTTAAGTGTTTATGTATGTCTGCAACTTCTTGGAAGCGCCCTAACGGTCATGTTTGCAGTTGGCTCGTTAGATATTTTCTATCACGAGAGAAGCTGTGCTCTCCCGAGAATACTGAAGGCTTTTGTAAAACTTTGCGGCGTTACTGAATCCAATGAACACTACCAGATAGAAACAGATGTACCACATGAGACTTCTGTAGATTGCTTGAACGATATGACCGACGAGCAAATAAGAGTTAGTGACGAATGTCGGCCTGTGACATGGAAAATGGTGTCAAGAGCAGTGGATAAACTGTGTCTTTCATCTGCAGTCTGCTGGCATGTTATCCTTACGGCAAGTCTGTTTATAAGCGTTCAATATTAGACAGTGTCTGATTTATGACGTTTTTTGTTCtgtaaaatcatattttacataaaatatcgCTTACATTGCACAAAACAGATGAGTGTTCCATTTAAACAATAGAAATTTGAATAGACTATATTTGAAATTCTTGTTAAAAGACATGTCTGCCATTATTGGAATAGGCATGAAATTTGTTGAACTGATGGTAAGtctcattttgtttgttttctcaatATGATTTGAAACAACATACCACCTTTAGAATGAAGAAAATGCCTTCAATAAAAACACTTGttgcaaaacatttaattgtattttaagcCCAAATATTATATATGTGTGCATGtacaaaatctatttttagagttTTGGCGACATTTAAAGTATGAAACAAATGTGTACCTTCTTTTAATTATAGAAAgtaatatctttctttagttgttcatattgaaatgtgttttttttaaatgtagaaatgcAAATCAATTGTTTTCATTTCCTTATTTGAAAACATGTTAAATTGTGTTGACCATTGGAACACTACCTAGTTTTAAGTGTATATAACAGATTTAAGGAAGTGCTTAATTACCTCTTTGTGATAACTTTAAATACCCTGACAAGTTTTAACTTCTAAACACTGAAGTCAAAATTTGgactttataaacaaaatatagcTGTTAAAAGgtatatttactaatttactACACCGTAACCATAATTTCTAAGGTGACATGTTTAGAGAGGGGTGGGATGGGGAATCAGTGGTGAGAGCTTTCCCCAAGAACTTGGAGATTACTTATCTCCTTTGTAATCTTTCCTACGTCAGCGACTGTCGATAATTATTGAATTAAATccgtttttatataaa
The genomic region above belongs to Mercenaria mercenaria strain notata chromosome 12, MADL_Memer_1, whole genome shotgun sequence and contains:
- the LOC123535286 gene encoding neuronal acetylcholine receptor subunit alpha-5-like; this translates as MRKVRTHLILTVIFLQCWEQARSLNNSEINLHKDLFSDYNPNVMPQQNKSTPVNVTLDMYLMSIDNVDEKRQTITIKAFLEIKWRDAFLTWDPMKYPGVSGITVKNTDIWIPDVALQDTFDKLTELGQEGGKADVKSDGVVTIWPYNIYTVACKISISQFPFDKQQCVFDFLSWSHSTSVLLLKSSQKKPDMTFFTESGEWNLAGSEVKLVRDMYIANAFDHVHFCFVLQRKSLYHIINVIIPVLCISILNIVSFLLPSESGERVSLFISIFLALAVILTTVNSSMPKSSDEVAFLSVYVCLQLLGSALTVMFAVGSLDIFYHERSCALPRILKAFVKLCGVTESNEHYQIETDVPHETSVDCLNDMTDEQIRVSDECRPVTWKMVSRAVDKLCLSSAVCWHVILTASLFISVQY